TAAAGCAGCTTTTCCAACAAAGTAGTCAaggagaacaaaatcatcacttcctgattaactggcgtcaaatatcaaaagtaaaatggAAATTGCTGCGGTTGGAGAAGCTACGTCAATCTTttcttgatttaataaattacttgcgcctcagaagacaaacgCAGACgtgcaatgaacacgtggtggtgtttgaaggcgtgagacgtgaagcacagatgcttttgaccattctggaggtaattaataatataacactaatactggcaTTTTATTATGACcagaacaacatttcagatgcatcacaatgtgctcagcctgctggtttgtccattcacacacatgtatatcaccacatgatctctttaatcacatgactttaatgcgcatactaaaatttgtttggtaaaagtgtttccatcatagtttatgtgtATCTTTTCTCatggaataaaaagtttatcctacattatgcgcatacgttttttatgtgcatatccaaactgtaaaataaaaataggtggatggaaacgtagttAGCGACAGCATCAAATTCAGCATTTTTAGTTTACCTTTGACAGCCGGAAATCAACTAAAATACGTTCCTCCATTTCCAGGAAGTGCACTATGAATATCAGCTTATTATTGCGGCGATCCATTGTGGACACCGTCGCCTATTAATGAAGGGGATGTAAACAAAATCAGCTCATTATATGGTTTAAGATgtcttttattaattaaaatgcttAATATGTTACATATTATCTGGTTACCTGATTATTACAGCTCTGTTTCCACGTGTGACCCAAAGCAATGCAAGTATCACGGAGAGCGATGCAAGATGTCTCTGCATTTTCTGTAGTAAAGAACCTGGTCATTCTCCTCACCAGCCGCTGCCAGGGGCTCTGAAAAAAAATACCCATAACAATTAATCAAAACAAGCCGAATTACTCGTGACAAAATTAAAGCATTAATAAAGAATTAAGCAATTTTAACCAAGGCAATATATTGAACAtgaacaaaaactaaatatatgaaCATCGGGCATATTttaattgtcattatttttttgaATACTGTGAAATTTAAAAGATTGATTGTGGAGCCTATTTTACTGAATAAAACTACAAAATGCAACAAATCTAACTATTAATTATGCAATTTAGAGatgcaatttataataattaatataatatagaattattattaattgtattgaaATGGTTACCTGGCTTGCACCCGGTGTGCCAAGCAGTTGCGTGCCCAGCAGCATGTGATCAGGACAGGTCGGTTGTGAAAAGCTAACACTGACATCGGTGTGAACCGTAACCTCCTTCTCCTCCCATAATCCCTGTGGCTCAGGCTGAGAGCTGGAGATCTGCGCTCGGTCATCACTGAGGAAACACAGACAGAGATGATGTGCCCCTTAAAGCAGAAAATAGCTCACGATTTTTGCTTGATATTAAACAGTCAGTAAGACAACATATGATGTGTATTTATCATACTGACCTGTTTTTACGTCTCAGCTCAGAGTCAGCCCGTTGCATCTTGGCTGCTGGTGTGATGCCCTGACGTTGTACTGCTGTGGTCAAAAATTCAGATGCAAAACAATCAGAAATGCTCTTGAAACACTTGCAGAGCTACTGAGCTGATGTTTGAAACAGTACCTGATTTGAAACTTCTGCTAAACCAGCGGTGTTTCTTAATTTCAGGAATGGTGAACCTGTCTTCGGGATTGTGCAGTAATATCTTAGACAACAGACCTGAACGACAAATCAACagcaaaaaaacttttaaaatcagATGTTCTGAATCTGAATGTTATCATGCTGTAGTTTTGAGTGGCTGCTTTCTGGTTAAAGTGAAATCTATAATAAATATTGTCAAATTAAGCAAGTCTAAGACACTTACTAAGAGGCACAGCATCAATTTTCTTCCAGGGCGTGAGGTAGGTCTTCCTCTCCAGCCAGTCCAAATACTCCTGACAGTTTTCACTCGGCTGATCCCAGGGTAACTCTATTGAGAAAATCAACAcaatacaatgaaataaaatgttgaaataaagaTATAATCTTGGGCCTTTTTTTTACTTCTGGTaataaaatttcatttaaaaaacaaaacaaatcaatagTGTTGTCTTACCTCCAGCTAACATTGCAGTAAGCACAATGCCACAAGCCCAAGTGTCCGCAGGCTGAGCGTTGAATGATGAGCGTGACATCAGCTCTGGGGCAACATAGGGCAGAGTGCCACACAGACGGTTCAATGCCCGCTCACGGCCACGGTGCCGAAACATGGTAGCCAGGCCAAAATCAGAGATCTTCAGATTATCTGACAGAAAATACACAAATTGTATATATCAAAATTCTATCAGTGTTTCTACAGGCttcaagtcaaatgtaagactttttgagacctttttaagaccattatgaattaatttcAGACTTGCACAAGGTTAAATTCTAagaattttttctaatggcccagtgaaaacattaacaaaactgtaaaaaaatgttatattaatagaaatggtaaatagaattaataaataagagttattaaataaacttttgctAAAACTTCTAAGTTAAaatgttagtgattggatgggtgttggtccaattgggtagctttacatgaacataggaaaattaagacaagtttaaaatgatttaagacctacaacacaatattccagtgattttaagactttaaggcctaaaatgtcgATTTTGAAATTGAAGACATTAAGACTTCGCGGAAACCTTACATATTGTTAAACTAATCATTTATAGTACACATCTTAGTAATGTTGGCAACACTTTATAAGAAGAACTAAATTGTTAACAATAGTTAACCACATAAACATGAACTAATACTGAAAAATCTAAAGCATTTACTCATCTTCATTTAATGTTCATTTCAACAACTACCAATACATTATTTTGTCTTTATGTTATTTAATCCAActgagctaacatgaactaacaccCATATAAAAAGATTCAACAGAAAGTGTTTGATGTTAACTGGACTATATAATTGggtattattgtaatatttttatgcatttttttaaatgcataatgtcAATCCACTAAAACACAGATGTTTATTCTCGTAGATGTCACAGACCCCAAAATAGGATCATGCCATTGACCACTATTTGTAAAgcaatatttgaaaaacattacGTTTCTGTTAGTTTAGTCTATATTGATCTATTACTATAGTAATGTGCCCTGTTTAATTTGAGCATTACTTATTTTACTGGACTGTTTATTTTGCttcttaatttatttgacaatgcAAACAGACCCCCAGCTCTGCCAAGCAGCCTATATTCCAATTTTATATCAGCACATCGATAATAAACTGCTTTTCTGTGCGTGTTTGGGTAATGGGAATTGCTGCTTAATTTATCTGTACAGCTGGAaatagggtttctgcaggtttcaccaagttaaatttaagacttaagaccaaatggcccagatggaaaatatttatatttgccttataaaataattattataatttaatacaattaataatacaatGATAATTTAATACCAAATTTAAATACTAATTagcaaaatattgtttcaaaacagGCAAGCTCTAGTTGTAAACagacttttttttcaacataaactttctaaaaaaaaattttttttttaagttactataataaactaaatgtatgcacaacagtttGTCCAGGTTAGTGTAGTcaggtgtcctcagcagtaaatacatggggaacttttaaacaaataatattatgagaaaaataattaaacaattatggCAAACAGAGTTAAACATGAAAAAgttaaaggttttattgagatggattgttggtgatggtatgggtgttaatggacctacaacacaatatttcaatatatttatttcaatcatttcaacactttttaagacctaaaatttagctttttagattcaaaacattttaagaccccgcggacaccctgtggAACATTGCATTATATCCTGTATCAAAATACAGAGTCAATACCATTCAGATGTACCTTTATCATCAAGAAGAATATTCTCAGGCTTTATGTCACGATGTGTAATCCCAACACTGTGAAGATATTCCTGTAAGTGAGATAGAGCAAGTTTCACAACAAAGGCAACTTTGAAGAGTAAATTATTCACAAAATACACAAAGAAAAAGAAGATCACAAATCTTACCacaccagctatcagctgctgaAAAAACCTGTGCGCCTCCTTTTCTGGCATCCCAACATCCGGTTCTGTCAAAAGATTGACAAAATATACTTTAGTtatgtatttggtattttaatgtctttattttaataaaataattctgaCAAGAAAGCATAGGatgggaacttttttttttacatttgatttactcATCTACTTgacaaaaaccaaacaaatctACCCAAAATGTTCAACTTACCTATTCGGTCAAAGAGCTCTCCTCCGCTACAGTATTCCAGAAAGATGTACTGTGTCGTCCCCTCACTCCTGTGCCCAAAGAAACGTACAATGTTGGGGTGTGAAAGCATCTTGCATATGCAGACCTCCTTCTTCACATTCTCGATGCAATCCCTGGCTTTTGCCATGTCC
The sequence above is drawn from the Danio aesculapii chromosome 21, fDanAes4.1, whole genome shotgun sequence genome and encodes:
- the chek1 gene encoding serine/threonine-protein kinase Chk1 isoform X2, with product MAVPFVKDWDVVQTLGEGAYGEVRLLVNKKTEEAVAVKVVDMAKARDCIENVKKEVCICKMLSHPNIVRFFGHRSEGTTQYIFLEYCSGGELFDRIEPDVGMPEKEAHRFFQQLIAGVEYLHSVGITHRDIKPENILLDDKDNLKISDFGLATMFRHRGRERALNRLCGTLPYVAPELMSRSSFNAQPADTWACGIVLTAMLAGELPWDQPSENCQEYLDWLERKTYLTPWKKIDAVPLSLLSKILLHNPEDRFTIPEIKKHRWFSRSFKSVQRQGITPAAKMQRADSELRRKNSDDRAQISSSQPEPQGLWEEKEVTVHTDVSVSFSQPTCPDHMLLGTQLLGTPGASQSPWQRLVRRMTRFFTTENAETSCIALRDTCIALGHTWKQSCNNQATVSTMDRRNNKLIFIVHFLEMEERILVDFRLSKGDGLEFKRIFLKLKQKLSDIISNQKVLPLI
- the chek1 gene encoding serine/threonine-protein kinase Chk1 isoform X1, yielding MAVPFVKDWDVVQTLGEGAYGEVRLLVNKKTEEAVAVKVVDMAKARDCIENVKKEVCICKMLSHPNIVRFFGHRSEGTTQYIFLEYCSGGELFDRIEPDVGMPEKEAHRFFQQLIAGVEYLHSVGITHRDIKPENILLDDKDNLKISDFGLATMFRHRGRERALNRLCGTLPYVAPELMSRSSFNAQPADTWACGIVLTAMLAGELPWDQPSENCQEYLDWLERKTYLTPWKKIDAVPLSLLSKILLHNPEDRFTIPEIKKHRWFSRSFKSAVQRQGITPAAKMQRADSELRRKNSDDRAQISSSQPEPQGLWEEKEVTVHTDVSVSFSQPTCPDHMLLGTQLLGTPGASQSPWQRLVRRMTRFFTTENAETSCIALRDTCIALGHTWKQSCNNQATVSTMDRRNNKLIFIVHFLEMEERILVDFRLSKGDGLEFKRIFLKLKQKLSDIISNQKVLPLI